The following nucleotide sequence is from Pagrus major chromosome 13, Pma_NU_1.0.
ACAAGGTTAGTGTTTTCACACCCAACATTAAAGTTAAGCCTCCATTCATCCTGTCTGAATGAATGACGGTTATTTGTCAATAAGCCATTTCTcacatcacattgttttttgtttgtcaagatttattttttgcttttttttttttggtgatgtggcagcaacagcagcaccgAGGAGGTGATTAGTTGGACCAGCATTCACACCGTTTAAGTAGAAAAAACAATACAAGGCTACCAGAGAACAACCAACGGACCATTGCTTTAGTATGAGAAAAAGCCATTGAAGCCAATGAAATCCTGCATGACAGTGACTTGTAGTATCTAGtttcaacatacagtacaggtAAACTCAACAAAAAAACTCCTTCTCaccttttaaaactttaaacattataATCCAGCAGTTACAGTTATTTGTAGTGGAAAAAAATGCACTATTTGTCATGTACAACTTGGAACAATCCGTGTTCGTTTACATGTGCCACTGTACCTACACCTTATTTAGACATACTgcgttattatcattattttttttacatttcctggATGTGCTACTAGTTTTCTTCTGCACATCCACTTTGCTTACATTTCTTCAAATCTGACATTCTTTAGCGTAAACACGCTCAGGAGACGCTGAACAAAACAATCGTTTAAACATAATGGCCGTCAAAGCAACACGGAGAAAAAGCAGTTTCCATCCCACAACTTTTATGTCATAAAGTAGTCCATTCACTATTAATATTATGCAATATTTTTTGTACTCatcagagagagaatgagaaacGACATGCCGAAGAGGCTGACTGATGAACAGTATTGATTAGGgatgctgctgtttgtcttcGAGAGAGAGGCTACTGCGCCGTCGAGAACGACCTCAGACGAACGACAGAATCGGGggggcgtgtagcaggacgAACGGAGGTGAAACTCAGGGGGGTGACGGCTGCAACAGTTAGTCAATGTCCATTTCGGGGGGCTTGTTCTCTGCTGTTCCCTGTTCCTTGCCTGCAGGTGTGGCTTTGTCTGGGTTGGATTGCTGGTTCTCTGTTCCCTCCTGCCCGTTGACTGGCCCGTTCTCCGTCTTCTCCTCCTTAGGAGGCTCCACCTTGGGCTTGGGTTTGGACACCACAGGGTTACAGGCGATATAAAGCTCCTGAACAGGGGAAAAACAAAGCACTCGTTAGAGAGATCGCAGAAAAAGTTACCACTAAAGTTACAATTTCTACAACcaacctgtacgatgaagacttgttttattatttcccagaaaactgcagctgacgtctgcagtgtttctgttatctggtatttatttatttatttatctttaacCAGGAAAATCTTTTGCAAATCCCTACCTGAACATTTTTTACATCCTCCAGTATTTCTACGGTCGTATATGCGCCTTAACTGCGCTCTGCATACCTTAGTCTTGGCCTGGATCTCTTGAACTTTGACCACTGGTTCCAGAGTGAGGTCCTGACTGTTCTGCTGGTTCATCTTGCTGTTCATCCAGACCATGGCGTCGTTCACCTGCTTGTCCACGCGAGTCACCTCCAGCTCGTCCAGgtgactgtactgctcatcCTGTTAGGGAGAAGCGCAGGTTAGTTATAACACCTGCAACCACATTAACTGTAACACTTGGTAAGCCAACAAactagctgtgtgtgtgtgtgtcaggtcaCCTTTGCCTTGTAAGCTTCAATGATCTTCATGTACAACTGGATCTGTCTGCCAAGCTCCTCAAATGCTTTGGGCCGCTCCTCAGATTCCATGTATCTCTCATGAATCGGCTGACCGAGTTGCTGTATAAAGAGACAACATCAGGTTTAGTCATCGAGCGAGGCAAAAACAATGCAGAGAGGAGGCTAGTTCACCATCAATGACAGCCAAGTAACTTCTGAAAAATAGTGGTTTTGTAGAGGATAGTCTTTCTCCTATTTTAAATATTGAACTATATATATTAGTCTtatattaaaacacagaaaacagctgtcaaaCATATATTGTACACCAGTCAGCAAAGCTACAGAAGCTGTACAGGGAGAGTACCGCCATCTCATTTATAAACAACCTTCCCGTCACACGCTACGAGCCTGGTTACCTTCAGCTCAGCCAGTTTGTCGATGTAAACTTGTTTCTGTTGGTCCTCTCCGTCTTCATACAGCCAGTTCTCTGTGTCCTCCAGTTTTAATGAGAACGTGTCACGGTCCTGCGTGTCGAACAAGAAGTGAGAATAAATTCGCAATTTATCAAAAACGCACTGAAAGTTGCGTCACATTTCCATCGACACGCCTCGAGTGTGATCTCTACTCACAGCTTCATTCACAAACTTCTCCAGGGCGCCGTGCAGTTTGTCCCTCATGTCGTACACGTACTCCTCGACGTTGTTCTTCGCGTcgttcctctccttctctagcTTATCCTGCATGATCATCTTACCCTGGAAGAGTCGCAATGAAAGTGTTAGCGACACACGTAAAGTGAAGACGGGACATCAAACCACATGAGGATGGAGACAtcgaaacagaaaaacaaatggatGTTCACATCCAAAGACTTCCTGGGTATTAACAATGAGGATAACACCTTTACCAGGAGAAAAACCTTCATCAGATAAGCCATTATATTACAACCATTAATTATAAAGTGGCTGACAATAATTTCTCATCgttttaaatttaaagcaaGTGACACCAGGACCAGTAAGTCCAACGATAACATGGCTCAGACAAATACTCAGAGAGTGAGTGCCGGACATTCCTGGTGATTTTTAGAGCATTACCTCATTCTCCACAAACGTATTTAGTACGTCAGTGGACAGCTGCCACTGCAGGCTGTTCTGGATGGGCAGCTCCACTGTCTTCGTTTTAACTTTGGGCTTCTTGGCCTGAGGGGGCTGGTCggtcttcttctcctgcttggTGTCCTCCATCGTCTGAAAAAGGAATACAGAAAGATTAAGATTGTGTTATTCTCAAAAAGATGCCTTTACACCATAAAGGAGTGTCTGCTACGATAGAAATGTACTGCTATGACACATTAACTTATTATATCTGCGAAACATTCAAATGCCACACAAACAGCCCCTCCGCTGGCGGGCTTTCTTGAACCCTCTAGCTGTGAGGCGACAGTGCTAACCACCGCACCGTCCTTTTATATACCGTTTAGATTCACGTggaattattttacatttattttcttcaccgttaccattcacacacaccctGACAGTTAGTCAGTAgttattcaaatgtttttggtGGTGTCAGTGTTACTGATTCCCCTTGaactcaacaaaacatgtctTTTATTAAAATTAGTAGGTCACCAGATCCAGAAGTGATACTAAAAAGCCAAATCCCTCAAATGTTTAAATACAGTCAATCCTTTTAGTAATGTgggtgtggatgtgtgtgtggaaatgcaCAACAACCTTTACTGAAAGTTTATCATCCTGTGTCAAACATGATGTTAATATATACGTTAGTACACTTAATGGTCACCTTAGTGCTGGGCGATATAGCTACAAATGATTGTATTAGGGCTGTCAGAGTTAACGCACATTCCTTTCAACGGCATTCAATTTTTTAACGCACGCACGTTATGACCCTCGGCCCGCCCCGTAGTTTGTAAAATCAGGAAGCAATGCAGCAGTAACGTTGtggatggcagcagaaacaaacctccttgagcagaaatggataaagaaaaaggTCTTTTGAAaggcaagttcagcttcaaagccctgccgGATGTTTCTCTCGACAAGAACACAATTATTTGCAATTACTGTCGATGCGAACCGAGTTACCACCGAAGTACATTGAGTCTCAAGCACACAGCTGGTGCAAAGAGCCCTCCTCTCCCTCGCCAAAGGCAGACCACGCAGGATAGTTTGCAACGGAGACGCCTGAACAACTCGACATGAGACAAACTTTCAACAGCTATAGCTAAATGGttggctacagcttgcaggtTGATTAACATAGTTTTGTTaaaagttggacactacattgtgttagtgctactaaggaatgttacattcaggtcaatatgcccatctgttgttgcttgttgggctcGAGTTTGCCATGttacctttgaggttattctggagaatattctggacagtatttgtcattttttttggattgttgcaataataagaaacttacatttgcataaagcagcatgggtccactcccatgttgataagaatttttaaaaaattgacaAAATGGAGTAAACTATGGACAATCATGCGATTTAtcatgattaaatattttaatcgattGACAGCCCAAGTTTTTATAAAAACTATTTCCATATTGTGCCAGAGCAATATCATTTGTGTTGGATCTGCCAGACGATGGACTATTAAATTTATACCATTTCAATCTAatagtttttacttttaatgcCAGTTTCAATGGCAGATGGGTGTTTTTGGGAACACTTTATTGCCGTTGGTTTCTCAACAATACTTAACTCTCTGGTTCTCGCACACTTAGGCGATATAGGGATGTGTCTTTGGCTTTTTTGTAATAGATGTTTTAGATGAAACAGCAAAACTACAAAcaggagcatttttttttcctgtctacGATGGCATTACGTTTTGTTGAACTTGCCGATTTTTGCTCTCATAGACTTTGTAGTATGTATTTGTCGACACTGGAGAGGAGGATATATTAACATCACGCCCTATCGCCCAGCACAAGGTTACCTCCATCTCCTCAGCCTCTGATTTCTTGTCTCCGTTGTCTCCAGACTGATGTTTCTGATCCTCCTGGTCCACCTGCATTTTGTTCTGACACACAGTAACAAACGAAAAGACATAgtacatactgtaaatcatATTGACATAACACATGATATTTTGTGTCTGGTTTTATCCGAACTCTTCCCAAAATTTCAACATTTGCGCCCCCAGTCAGACACCAACCAGACAAGTATTTGTAAGGTTGAAACACTGATAGACTAAGTTTTTGTAGATAATTTCAGTAGTGGATTTCTGTCTGAGGAAGATATGAAGTTATTTTCCCTCCGTTCAGGCTCTACAACGCCCGCATGTTTTCAAGCTTTTCACAGGCACTATTTGATGCAGAGGATTTGTGTTTGAACACTAATTGCCCAGGTGTTGATAAAAGTGTCCGCCCTCTCCACAATTATGACGCATTATTTTGGGGAAAAAGGCCAGAATGAATGCAAATCGATTCGACAGTTGGTTCTGGAGCGCAGATGGTGACTcacaacccaaaataaaatgccaAACAAATTACAAAGAGGCATTGGAGAGAAATAAATGCAGCCCATTGAAGGCGTCTTAAGCTTGTTAAGGCAGAACATCTAAATTCCAGAGTGATGAGATGAGCGACTATTAAAAAGCTAAGGTGTGGCTGAACTGAggctgtctgtgtgaaaaggaTCTGTGAGGTGAACCACAAAGCAAAGAGCATACAGCAAACCAGGTGTACCTTtctcaaactcacacacacacacacacaatgtcatTCTCTTTCACccagtgtaaatacacacagtacacacctcctcctccttcgcTGTCTGGTCTGTGTCCATTggctcctctccctccaccgTTTTCACGACCTCTATTAGCGAGGCGCCGGAGACACTGAACACCCCGTGAACGTTGACCCGGACTTTCACCTTGACCTTTGCACTCTCTCCAGATGCCTGAGGAACCACATTCTGGATCAGGAACTGGCCTGTAGAGCCGGAGGAAAGGGTCACAGTTTAGAATAGAAGTGAAAATATGTAATAagtataacattttttttctgtcaaaacaaacaaaagaggaTTTATGCCATGCTCGTTACTGTCCGCTTATTTTTTCTGAACTTGCGGTACCTATAGAAGTGTTGGGGTAGGGCAGCTCCTTCGGGTTGTTGTAGTAAGCATCCAGGTTGAAGGACTCTTTCCGGAAGAAGGTCAAAACTTTGGAGAAGGGAGCTGAATGGTTCTTTGGGAAAACCTCACAATCACTGTGGAAAGTCAACAAGACAACACAAGTGAACAGACAGAATCTGAAAACTTAGATCAGGGTTTTGTAGTGATGTGTGGAAACTGTCTTCAGTTGCAAATATTTTACAGATGTATATATTAGTAaaaattagtttgttttgttcgtCCATGATTCGCCAACTTGCCCCTCTTTCTTCACGGTTGCACTTTACAGACCTCTTCATAGAaaactttctgttttcctctcctgtcaatgttctgttttgtgtcttgcactaatattttagtaaaatatGAATGCACCTGGCACCGATTTCAGATAACACACACGGTAGAAACATACTTCGggtgtgtgcagcaggtttGGCAGAAAACCCTGCAAGTACAGGTGAATGCGTCTGGAAAGATAGTTGCAGCACAAAAGGTGTGGTCCAGTCCCATGTAGACTTCTAACTTGTCTTAACTACAGGTTGCAAGAAGATTTTATATTGATAGTTGTTGACAATAAGCCTGTTTCTGAGTAGTTTCAGTTGTGTAactacagtataaacacacattaaaataacataaGAGTAAGGGAAACATTAAACTAATGTGGCAATGGCTTCTAGacatttaaatacagtacagACACATCCAATAACTCCTGAAAAACTAACTCCTGACAGTCCGTTTGATAGCCACATCAACATCAAAAGTAGAGATTCAAGCATTAACTTGTATTTGATGCTGACAGAGATCGTACCTCAGCCCCTCCTCTGCAGCTGAGTTCCATTTTAGGGAGATGGAGTAGGGGACAACATCTGTGATGGAGAACTCTCTGACTTTAAATGCTGGTGACAAGATGGCACactgaggagaagaggagaaacagacACAGTTAATGTAAGTTTTGTCTTGAGCTTTCTTATTCTGACCAACAGAGTTTCCAATCCcagtgacaaaagaaaaaacatgatttgattTGGATATTTTCTCCCACTGGACCAAAGTTGTTGGTCGTGACAGATGAACTTCACCTGCAGAGCACAGCCTCTGGCCACGGCCTCGTCTGCATTCAGGGTGGTGCTCAGCTCTTTGCCGAAGAACTTGCTGATTCGCTCTTTAATGGCTGGGCTTCTGGAGGCCGCGCCCACAATCTCCACTGCATAGATATCCTCCTTTTTCAGCTCTGGATACAGGAAGGTGGAGATGAACATGGCACAAAACAGGCTGGTGAAAGTTTACAGAATCACAGCTTCATTCAACTGTTGATACTGAAATGTTAAGCTTAAGCCACACGTGTgctgacagaaaaatgacatcCACAATACTTTTTCTTCAAAACTAAATCTTTTTGTAAACGCACATTACTCAACAACACTTAACACGACAACTCTGGTGTACccaaatatattttctttcaattatTTGCCATGTGATTGCTCAAAATGATCTGGCAAGAGCAAGCAGAGATAGAGAGGAAGTAAAGAATGATTAAAGGGAGGCAAGAAAGCAGGCGTGCTGCCAGTGTCTGAAGGGAAGGCCCGTCTCAGCGAAAGCACATGACATGACTGAACCTTGTCTACATGAGCGTGCACATGCTGAAGGGGATAGTCCAGCTGCTATTAAAGTCAGATGTACTCACTGGTTTGTTCCATGACGCTGCGCAGGGGACCCTCGACTTTGGCCAGCAGCCCTGCACACATCTCCTCAAACTGGCCTCTGGGGACACATGGTCATAGATTATTAatagactcacacacactcaggaacAGTGTGGGGCAGGCAGATGGATGCTGGGTACCTCTCAGAGTCATTTTCTAATTATATCAACACAATTTATCATCTGACACTAGTCCACATAATCAATAAATAGACTAGACAAGAAGCTTTATACTCAGTAGTGCATCTTAAATGTTTCTTAATGATATCTGTTACACATATTGTCGTCATCTTGATTTTTGAAGTCTGCATCGCACCTGTTAAGTTTACTGGAGACGTCAATGTCATTCATGAAGCACTCAATGTTGAGAGGCAGGTCGGAGGAGTTGGCACTCATCAGCTTCTTGAGCTTCTCGCACTCTTGGTAGAGTCGCACCAGCGCCCGGGGCTTGGACTTGACGTCCAGCTTGTACTTCTTCCCGAACTCCTCACAGAAGTAGTTGACCAGGATGTCGTCAAAGTCCTTCCCGCCAAGCTCGGGATCAAACGCCGTACCCAGGATCTGACagcggaggaagaggagaggatagATATTTGAAGTGATGGCAAAATACCAAACTACTGGATGAAAGTTTTATATCACCACATATCTATACATCTAGAACGGCTGAAGGTCCATCTATGAAATtcttaaattacttttttttaataaagcacTCTGGTTTTTGCCTTGTTCAGCCCACATACATGTGGCAAGTGCACTCCTAATAAACTATAACATGTAAAACAATTAACCGGCTTCATCCTTGACTGTACTGCCTCCCATTCAGTCTATCTATACCCACATGAGAATAACAAACTACCAAAACTACTATTTGCAAAACTGACAAGCAAAACAATGCTGTGGCATCATAACCTGCCCTAAAACCATTCCTCTCCCTCAGTATTGCCTTTCAAAATGGGCACAAATTATTCATCACTCACCTTGAGCTTTCCTTTATTGAAGGCACAAACCGACACCTGGTAACCCGAGTGGCCCACATCCACAAACACCACTATCCTGGGCTTCTCCTCTGGAGCTGGCAGGTCCTGTTTGTAGATGCCGTATGCCAGAGTCACTGCAACAAACAGGCACAATCGGCATCAGCATACAAGTACAGGTCAAGAAATGTGTCACTACCAAACTGTAAATACAAGCAAATAACATGTAGGCATAGCGTTATGacatttgttttactgtatCTGCTGTAGAaagttaaaaactaaaacattaagCAGCGTTTCAGCAagtttatgaaaataaaaagataaatatgtcATGAAAAATCCATCTAGATGTCATTTGACAGCATAGTGCCATAACTGTCTCAAAGCCCAACTAGTAGGGATATCAAGATTTCAATTCTAAATCGAAAACCCAtcaaaatgagctttcaatTTGCTTACCACTGCTCACTATACTTGACTTGCTACTCTTTGCTGTaactatctttggctgtagggACTAGCTGCTGTTAACAAGTAGGTCAATTAGCTGTGGAACcaagtggccctattagctgagGGGAGTCTGTCTGCTAGTTGGGATGATGGGGTGTGTCACCGCGGGCAACAGGGCCACCCACTGAACACAGCTCGACagcagactgggactgaacacagcctctgagactgACAGATGACAGTTTGACGACAGATGATGCGGTATGGATGTGATTTATcgcagctctgaccaggactatgacttcGGGGatgagaagacacagcaggcggAGACAGAAGAGGCATGAAGCGACGGAGAACCAATAGAGCCATGCAGCACAATTCCTGCCTGAAGGTATGAGGACTATCGGGCCATCAACTCTTGATCTTGCTGGTATTAATATGCtcacttcagtagacatctctcCGACAGTACATAAACgactttgacataacatcaacactgttctTTCTTCATAATGTAAGTTCagttttttgatgttttaaactaaCATGTCCCCTTTAAATAAGAATTTGAAAATCTAAATGACAGCTCTCAGGACAAGAAACCAATGATCTGGTGATCTTTACATAAATGTACCTGCAGTGGTCTCATTCATTAGTCGTAGACAGTTGAGGCCTGCGATCTGAGCTGCATCCATCACAGACCTTCTTTCTGCGTCGGTGAAATAGCTCGGGACCTGGGAGGGGGAAAATGCAATtttaatacaaaacacaaaccagTCTCAGTGAGTGAAGATATTAGTGTTGACCGTCTTGGAATGAGGGATTTAACTGGAACCAACACTGAgtaagaaacaaacacacatactatTACTGTAAGGCACTGAAAAGATGCCAAAGATGTCTGAAATTAATTGGCTGCATCACGAGATGTCTGGATAATGTTACCGTGTCCGTTTCTCTgggtgcaaaaacaaaacatctccTTGTGGAAAAAGTTCAAGGGCTAAAATTAGCTATTGGCCACAGTGGTAATAACATGTTGTCCATCTGTAGAGCTGATGCAAAGTGTGGATTTAGGACCAGCGAAAGTAACAGCCTCTCTGTGTGAGAtctgtaacattacataacagaTGCTGCTGGTGAATTCATATACCAACCacaacaagaaacacacacacatcccactCTTCACCAACAACGTGCAAGGGAGGAAATAAAGCTTTCAGACAAGACATCTGGTGAAGTGTTCAGAGCAAAATGTCACATGAACAGGTGGTAATACATTTATACACCTGGGAGGCAGCTTTCTCCAGGCATATTTTCACCCCAAACTACTTAAAAATGCGAGAGGGTGACATGAGTAGCTTCCACTCAAAATATTAGGATGTAAATGCAAATCCATATTGCATTTAAGTACAGAGAATGGCAGAAATACAGTAAGAAGAGTGCAGCCCTTTCAGTCCTATGTCACGTCTTTAAATAAGCTGTGTGCAGAGATCCAACAAGTAAATTAACACCTCCGTAGACATTTAAAGCCCCCAAGAAAAGATATATTGCCACAAGAATAAGCCTAAAAGACATCTAGTCAGACGTGGAAAAGCAGAAAACGAATGCGCTGCACTGGCAAATCTTTTTTAGAAGTTTTATAGATTTTAAGACATCCTGCTGAGGCGGTGAGACCGCTGTAGACGTCTGCAGAGATGCTTACCGAGATGACACAGTCCGCAACCGGTTTCTTCAGTGCACTTTCAGCAGTCTCCTTCAGTTTGGTCAGCAGCATGCCGGTGACCTGCTCGATGCTGAacactttttcctcctccatgtACATCACCTACAGTGGACAAGAATTAGGAAGAGTTTTACTCTTCAGCCAGATtgtttaaaaagctttaaacaGCTATcaacaagaaatgtttttcgttaaaaatggaaaaagccATGACAGTTTCATTGAAAGCATTAAAACTAACTGAAAGCTCACAAAACAGGTCCCCACAAAACCCTAACAACTTAGAAAGataatgttaaaatatgtaaatacgCAATTGGGAAACGTTTCATGCGAGGGGTGATTTTGCAACAACAGCTCGATGCAACTGTCTTGGCTTTGTAATTTCTTCTGCTAGCATTTGCCCCAAGGATTCACATTAATTATCTCCACagggacacaaaaaacacaccaggCTGTGTGCTTGCAGCGTGCAAGAACACTGGGAATGTTTTGAGCCTTTACACAAACTACATTTTTCATATTCAGGCATTTAGTCGACTGGGTCTGAGACTGGTGCTACGATTATTTCCACCACAGATTAATGCTATACGAAAATAAATATGGCAACTTTAGACAGAGCTAGTAGAggataaaagaaaacaggacTGGACAGAGTGTGAAGATAACGTAGAAGAGCAATGATTCAGAGAAAAGAGCATTACATGAGGCCCTTCTTGGAGCACAGCAGGTAACAGAGGTGGAAGGAATATAGTCAAGAATAAGCTGTTCGCTTTCTCTCTGTTAAATTTCTTATGGCTGTCCCTTTTTATTCTTGATTGCCCTACTTCAGCGTACAGTACCACTATTAACTTAAGCCTTACctcgactttttttttttttttccagaaatcattgcttcttttcctccctctacTTAAGGTAACCTGTGTAGCTAATCTCTATTATAGCAGAAGCACAGTAAAATCCTCAATCTTACTTTTATACCGGTGGATCCATTGGGCATCTGTGCCAGGTCGTACACCAAGTTAGACTTGGCTGACTGGATGTAGGGGTCTGCAAAAGCCCGGCCATGGAATCGCTTGAAGCC
It contains:
- the hspa4a gene encoding heat shock 70 kDa protein 4a isoform X1, translating into MSVVGFDLGFQSCYVAVARAGGIETVANEYSDRCTPSFVSFGPRNRSIGAAAKSQVVTNCRNTVQGFKRFHGRAFADPYIQSAKSNLVYDLAQMPNGSTGIKVMYMEEEKVFSIEQVTGMLLTKLKETAESALKKPVADCVISVPSYFTDAERRSVMDAAQIAGLNCLRLMNETTAVTLAYGIYKQDLPAPEEKPRIVVFVDVGHSGYQVSVCAFNKGKLKILGTAFDPELGGKDFDDILVNYFCEEFGKKYKLDVKSKPRALVRLYQECEKLKKLMSANSSDLPLNIECFMNDIDVSSKLNRGQFEEMCAGLLAKVEGPLRSVMEQTKLKKEDIYAVEIVGAASRSPAIKERISKFFGKELSTTLNADEAVARGCALQCAILSPAFKVREFSITDVVPYSISLKWNSAAEEGLSDCEVFPKNHSAPFSKVLTFFRKESFNLDAYYNNPKELPYPNTSIGQFLIQNVVPQASGESAKVKVKVRVNVHGVFSVSGASLIEVVKTVEGEEPMDTDQTAKEEENKMQVDQEDQKHQSGDNGDKKSEAEEMETMEDTKQEKKTDQPPQAKKPKVKTKTVELPIQNSLQWQLSTDVLNTFVENEGKMIMQDKLEKERNDAKNNVEEYVYDMRDKLHGALEKFVNEADRDTFSLKLEDTENWLYEDGEDQQKQVYIDKLAELKQLGQPIHERYMESEERPKAFEELGRQIQLYMKIIEAYKAKDEQYSHLDELEVTRVDKQVNDAMVWMNSKMNQQNSQDLTLEPVVKVQEIQAKTKELYIACNPVVSKPKPKVEPPKEEKTENGPVNGQEGTENQQSNPDKATPAGKEQGTAENKPPEMDID
- the hspa4a gene encoding heat shock 70 kDa protein 4a isoform X2 codes for the protein MSVVGFDLGFQSCYVAVARAGGIETVANEYSDRCTPSFVSFGPRNRSIGAAAKSQVVTNCRNTVQGFKRFHGRAFADPYIQSAKSNLVYDLAQMPNGSTGIKVMYMEEEKVFSIEQVTGMLLTKLKETAESALKKPVADCVISVPSYFTDAERRSVMDAAQIAGLNCLRLMNETTAVTLAYGIYKQDLPAPEEKPRIVVFVDVGHSGYQVSVCAFNKGKLKILGTAFDPELGGKDFDDILVNYFCEEFGKKYKLDVKSKPRALVRLYQECEKLKKLMSANSSDLPLNIECFMNDIDVSSKLNRGQFEEMCAGLLAKVEGPLRSVMEQTKLKKEDIYAVEIVGAASRSPAIKERISKFFGKELSTTLNADEAVARGCALQCAILSPAFKVREFSITDVVPYSISLKWNSAAEEGLSDCEVFPKNHSAPFSKVLTFFRKESFNLDAYYNNPKELPYPNTSIGQFLIQNVVPQASGESAKVKVKVRVNVHGVFSVSGASLIEVVKTVEGEEPMDTDQTAKEEETMEDTKQEKKTDQPPQAKKPKVKTKTVELPIQNSLQWQLSTDVLNTFVENEGKMIMQDKLEKERNDAKNNVEEYVYDMRDKLHGALEKFVNEADRDTFSLKLEDTENWLYEDGEDQQKQVYIDKLAELKQLGQPIHERYMESEERPKAFEELGRQIQLYMKIIEAYKAKDEQYSHLDELEVTRVDKQVNDAMVWMNSKMNQQNSQDLTLEPVVKVQEIQAKTKELYIACNPVVSKPKPKVEPPKEEKTENGPVNGQEGTENQQSNPDKATPAGKEQGTAENKPPEMDID